One bacterium genomic window carries:
- a CDS encoding DUF2442 domain-containing protein, producing MTRHRVITTDAEVDAAIAEARAQQDDRARAVAAYYDASNDRVVIRLASGVDVAIPRRHLQGLENATDAQVANIQIEGAGSGLHWASLDVDHYVPGLLAGVFGTRRWMSELGRKGGSVRSVAKTAAARANGRMGGRPRQHARTETGKGERVMSRGLDERYRDKDGEIRRKQGNTRVSTLRQVYGEDFAPDFRSDAKLETVLEETGCESLSEYLKTRPHR from the coding sequence ATGACGCGGCACCGCGTCATCACAACGGATGCAGAAGTCGACGCCGCCATCGCGGAAGCGCGTGCGCAACAAGATGATCGGGCGCGTGCGGTTGCGGCGTACTATGATGCGTCGAACGATAGGGTCGTTATTCGTCTCGCTTCAGGTGTTGATGTTGCTATTCCCCGTAGGCACCTGCAAGGTCTTGAGAACGCCACAGACGCCCAGGTCGCCAATATCCAGATTGAAGGGGCAGGATCTGGGCTGCATTGGGCGTCCCTGGACGTGGACCATTACGTTCCTGGGCTCCTGGCAGGTGTGTTTGGAACAAGGCGTTGGATGAGCGAACTTGGACGAAAGGGCGGCTCTGTCAGAAGCGTGGCCAAGACGGCGGCCGCTCGCGCCAACGGCCGCATGGGCGGGCGTCCTCGTCAACACGCCCGTACGGAGACTGGAAAGGGGGAGCGTGTAATGTCTCGCGGACTGGATGAACGTTATAGAGACAAAGACGGTGAGATCCGACGGAAGCAAGGCAACACCAGAGTGAGCACACTACGTCAAGTCTACGGGGAGGATTTTGCGCCCGACTTTCGCAGCGACGCGAAGCTAGAAACGGTCCTCGAGGAGACTGGCTGCGAATCGCTTTCTGAATACTTGAAAACGCGCCCGCACCGGTAA